In Halobaculum magnesiiphilum, the following proteins share a genomic window:
- a CDS encoding DUF5305 family protein: MAVGDQLKLQLARNGLLIAAVVAVVGAASLAGAGYVYLTPPTEQVTEETNRQQVAAGVDTSAVVTGNETLYDRGTRLRNMPVYFTSASPDLTLHVEASVPDDRQVTVEHRLQVVIRGTRADQVFYENATVLSGGRATVSDGNYERNATLNVSQFRSEVATVQSAAPVGTFRVLVTLDVSYNTTDYTGEFNTSAPLVITGGAYWVDGDISDSRTHSRTVTTREVGSPNMRLVGLLAVLGVVLLVAGVLVRRAPTLVDVTAIETQVARDRYDEWISNGEIPTKREKEYVRTDSLEDLVDIAIDSSKRVIHDRDLEVYAVIEGDLVYFFSPNEDVVADWLDV, translated from the coding sequence ATGGCCGTCGGAGACCAACTCAAGCTCCAGCTCGCCCGCAACGGCCTGCTCATCGCAGCCGTTGTCGCCGTTGTCGGCGCGGCGTCGCTCGCCGGCGCCGGCTACGTGTACCTGACGCCGCCGACCGAGCAGGTGACCGAGGAGACGAACCGACAGCAAGTGGCGGCCGGCGTCGACACTAGCGCCGTCGTCACCGGCAACGAGACGCTGTACGACCGCGGGACGCGTCTCCGGAACATGCCGGTGTACTTCACGTCCGCGAGCCCGGACCTCACGCTCCACGTCGAGGCCTCGGTTCCCGACGACCGGCAGGTCACCGTCGAGCATCGACTACAGGTCGTCATCAGGGGAACGCGTGCAGATCAAGTGTTCTACGAGAACGCAACCGTGCTCTCGGGCGGACGGGCGACCGTCTCGGACGGGAACTACGAGCGGAACGCGACGCTGAACGTCTCGCAGTTCAGGTCTGAGGTCGCTACTGTTCAGTCCGCCGCGCCCGTGGGGACGTTCCGGGTGCTCGTCACGCTGGATGTCTCGTACAACACCACCGACTACACGGGCGAGTTCAACACCAGCGCGCCGCTCGTGATCACTGGCGGCGCCTACTGGGTCGATGGCGACATCTCGGACAGTAGAACACACAGCAGGACTGTCACCACTCGGGAGGTCGGATCCCCGAACATGAGACTCGTGGGTCTCCTCGCGGTCCTCGGAGTGGTCCTGCTCGTCGCCGGCGTACTCGTTCGTCGGGCGCCCACGCTGGTCGATGTGACTGCCATCGAGACGCAGGTAGCCCGCGATCGCTACGATGAGTGGATCTCCAACGGCGAGATCCCGACCAAACGCGAGAAGGAGTACGTTCGGACGGACTCGCTGGAGGACCTCGTCGACATCGCGATCGACTCCAGCAAACGAGTGATCCACGACCGCGATCTGGAGGTGTACGCGGTCATCGAGGGCGACCTCGTCTACTTCTTCTCCCCGAACGAGGACGTGGTCGCCGACTGGCTCGACGTGTAA